One part of the Streptomyces sp. NBC_00286 genome encodes these proteins:
- a CDS encoding IlvD/Edd family dehydratase: MAPELRSAQWYAGTGRNAYIHRAWMRRGLPRDAFSGRPHIAIANTASDLTPCNAHLGEVAKSVRDGVHESGGIPLELPVVSLGETQMRPTAMLWRNMAAMAAEEMFRANPIDGVVLLGGCDKTIPALLMAAASVGLPAVVVPGGPMLTGTFRGKPLGCGTDVWRLSEEVRAGTLSQEDFARSESSMIRSRGHCNTMGTASTMAVVAEALGMTRPGLAGTPAPDSRLLEAAYETGQLAAELVAEQRTPADVMTAASFHNAIVALAATGGSTNAVVHLLAIAGRLGVPLSLDDFDRIGSHVPLLVNLLPAGTHLMDDFHRAGGLLAVLREVRDLLDPTAITVTGRPLVDFLDDAESWDREVIRPRETPLQPDAGIAVLRGNLAPSGAIIKPAAASPGLLQHRGRAVVFDHIEDFHARVDDPELPVDADSVLVLRGCGPKGYPGMPEVSNMPLPRKLLEQGVRDMVRICDGRMSGTAYGTVVLHVAPEAAADGPLALVRDGDWITLDVPARTLTLEVDDAELALRTPNKKTLDGFANPRRGWERLYVDHVTQADTGADLDFLTGSSGSAVSRESH, encoded by the coding sequence ATGGCCCCTGAACTGCGAAGCGCACAGTGGTACGCGGGAACGGGCCGCAACGCCTACATCCACCGGGCATGGATGCGGCGCGGCCTTCCCCGGGACGCCTTCTCCGGCAGGCCGCACATCGCCATCGCCAACACCGCGTCGGACCTGACCCCCTGCAACGCCCATCTCGGCGAGGTCGCGAAGTCCGTACGGGACGGTGTGCACGAATCCGGCGGCATTCCCCTGGAGTTGCCGGTGGTCTCGCTCGGCGAGACCCAGATGCGGCCCACCGCCATGCTCTGGCGGAACATGGCCGCGATGGCGGCGGAGGAGATGTTCCGCGCCAACCCGATCGACGGGGTCGTACTCCTCGGGGGGTGCGACAAGACGATCCCCGCGCTGCTCATGGCTGCCGCATCCGTGGGCCTGCCCGCGGTCGTCGTCCCCGGCGGCCCGATGCTCACCGGCACCTTCCGCGGCAAGCCGCTCGGCTGCGGGACGGACGTCTGGCGGCTGAGCGAGGAGGTCCGCGCGGGGACGCTGTCGCAGGAGGACTTCGCCCGTTCCGAGTCGTCCATGATCCGTAGCCGGGGGCACTGCAACACGATGGGTACGGCGTCGACGATGGCCGTCGTCGCGGAGGCGCTCGGCATGACGCGGCCCGGGCTCGCCGGAACGCCCGCACCCGACAGCCGACTGCTCGAAGCCGCTTACGAGACAGGGCAGTTGGCCGCCGAGCTGGTGGCCGAGCAGCGGACACCCGCCGACGTCATGACGGCCGCTTCCTTCCACAACGCGATCGTCGCGCTCGCGGCGACCGGCGGGTCCACCAATGCCGTCGTACACCTGCTGGCCATCGCCGGCCGGCTCGGCGTACCGCTGAGCCTGGACGACTTCGACCGGATCGGATCCCATGTCCCGCTCCTGGTCAACCTGTTGCCGGCGGGCACCCACCTCATGGACGACTTCCACCGCGCGGGCGGACTCCTCGCGGTGCTCCGCGAAGTACGCGACCTGCTCGACCCCACGGCGATCACCGTCACCGGCCGGCCCCTCGTCGACTTCCTTGACGACGCGGAGAGTTGGGACCGGGAAGTGATCCGCCCGCGCGAGACGCCGCTGCAACCGGACGCGGGCATCGCCGTGCTGCGCGGCAACCTGGCCCCGAGCGGAGCCATCATCAAGCCCGCCGCCGCCTCGCCCGGACTGCTCCAACACCGGGGCAGGGCGGTGGTGTTCGACCACATCGAGGACTTCCACGCCCGCGTCGACGACCCAGAGCTGCCGGTCGACGCGGACTCCGTACTCGTACTGCGCGGCTGCGGCCCCAAGGGCTACCCCGGCATGCCCGAGGTGTCGAACATGCCCCTGCCGCGCAAGCTGCTGGAGCAGGGCGTACGCGATATGGTGCGGATCTGCGACGGCCGGATGAGCGGCACGGCGTACGGAACGGTTGTCCTACACGTCGCCCCGGAAGCCGCCGCCGACGGCCCGCTGGCGCTGGTACGCGACGGCGACTGGATCACTCTCGACGTTCCCGCACGCACCCTCACCCTCGAGGTCGACGACGCCGAACTGGCCCTGCGTACGCCCAACAAGAAGACCCTGGACGGCTTCGCGAACCCCCGACGCGGCTGGGAGCGCCTGTACGTGGACCATGTGACCCAGGCGGACACCGGCGCCGACCTCGACTTCCTGACCGGTTCTTCCGGGTCGGCCGTGAGCCGTGAATCGCATTAA
- a CDS encoding HpcH/HpaI aldolase/citrate lyase family protein, whose translation MSYSPEARPPDRPPLRSLLFVPANRTEWLPKARAAGADAAILDLEDAVPQEAKTGARAGVVEAIEQAAAEPSGSTALFVRINPLDGWTGAEELRAVARPGLSGIVLPKVTGTEDVRLADRLLTWCEDEQGLPQGQLTLVPLLETARALREAHDIAAAAPRVAYPGALTAPGGDVERAVGYRWTPEGAETLALRSRVLLDVRAAGSPHPVTGLWTRLADLDGLRAFAEQNRSLGYEGMMAIHPSHVPVINDVFSPGPEELARCARLIAAVEQAQARGQGAVSFEGQMVDEAMAATARLVLERHSSDGTATP comes from the coding sequence GTGTCGTACAGCCCGGAAGCGCGGCCGCCGGACCGGCCCCCGCTGCGCTCCCTGCTCTTCGTCCCGGCGAACCGGACGGAATGGCTGCCCAAGGCACGGGCAGCCGGTGCCGATGCCGCGATCCTCGACCTGGAGGACGCGGTGCCGCAGGAGGCCAAGACCGGCGCCCGTGCCGGGGTGGTGGAGGCCATCGAACAGGCCGCCGCGGAGCCGAGCGGCAGCACCGCGCTGTTCGTCCGGATCAACCCGCTCGACGGCTGGACGGGCGCCGAGGAGCTCCGCGCGGTCGCACGCCCTGGCCTGTCCGGCATCGTCCTGCCCAAGGTGACCGGCACCGAGGACGTACGGCTGGCCGACCGTCTGCTCACCTGGTGCGAGGACGAACAGGGCCTGCCTCAGGGCCAGTTGACGCTCGTACCCCTACTGGAGACGGCCCGAGCCCTGCGCGAGGCTCACGACATCGCCGCGGCCGCCCCGCGAGTCGCCTACCCGGGTGCCCTCACCGCACCCGGAGGCGACGTAGAACGCGCCGTCGGCTACCGCTGGACCCCGGAAGGAGCCGAAACCCTCGCACTCCGCTCCCGCGTCCTGCTGGACGTCCGGGCGGCGGGATCCCCCCACCCGGTCACCGGCCTCTGGACCCGCCTCGCGGACCTGGACGGCCTACGCGCCTTCGCCGAACAGAACCGCTCGCTCGGATACGAGGGCATGATGGCCATCCACCCCTCCCACGTCCCCGTGATCAACGACGTCTTCTCCCCCGGCCCCGAGGAACTCGCCCGCTGCGCCCGCCTCATCGCCGCTGTGGAACAGGCCCAGGCACGCGGTCAGGGCGCGGTCTCCTTCGAGGGCCAGATGGTGGACGAGGCCATGGCCGCGACGGCACGGCTGGTGCTGGAGCGGCACAGCTCGGACGGGACGGCCACACCCTGA
- a CDS encoding CaiB/BaiF CoA transferase family protein gives MTGGQGQLRGLKVVEFAHVVAGPLAGSMLADQGADVVHVEPPGTGDAARAMGPQRDGTPLWFKVAARNKRSVTLDLHHEAGRSVAHRLIAWADVIIVTLRAGRLRTWELDWESVHRINPKAVLLQISGFGATSSQADAPGFGKMGEARSGVVHLTGFPDGPPVHTGFSHGDAVTGLMGAYAVLAALHRRDHDPDFDGEWIDLALFEPLFRLVEWQVIVHDQLGEVPERAGNQLAVAPAAVINTYRSRDDEWITVTSATPRSVRNVARLLGLPEEEFATTRQQHARRGELDEGLRTWMAEHSTAECLEEFARNEVVASRVFSAADIADDPVYAERGDIVTVDDPDLGPVRMQAVIPHFRQAPGRVWRTGPALGQDNHLVYREWLGLDEKELSDLEKQGVV, from the coding sequence ATGACCGGCGGACAGGGCCAACTACGAGGGCTGAAGGTCGTAGAGTTCGCCCACGTGGTAGCCGGCCCCCTGGCCGGCTCGATGCTCGCCGACCAGGGCGCAGACGTCGTACACGTAGAACCCCCCGGCACCGGCGACGCCGCCCGAGCAATGGGCCCCCAACGAGACGGCACCCCCCTGTGGTTCAAGGTCGCCGCCCGCAACAAGCGCTCGGTGACCCTGGACCTGCACCACGAGGCGGGCCGCTCAGTCGCCCACCGCCTGATCGCCTGGGCAGACGTCATCATCGTCACCCTGCGCGCAGGCCGCCTACGCACCTGGGAACTGGACTGGGAGTCCGTACACCGCATCAACCCCAAAGCAGTACTGCTCCAGATCTCCGGCTTCGGAGCAACCTCCTCGCAGGCCGACGCCCCAGGCTTCGGCAAGATGGGCGAGGCCCGCAGCGGCGTCGTACACCTGACTGGCTTCCCCGACGGCCCACCCGTCCACACCGGCTTCTCCCACGGCGACGCCGTGACCGGCCTGATGGGGGCATACGCCGTACTCGCCGCCCTCCACCGCAGGGACCACGACCCCGACTTCGACGGCGAATGGATCGACCTCGCCCTCTTCGAGCCACTGTTCCGGCTCGTCGAATGGCAGGTCATCGTGCACGACCAACTGGGAGAGGTACCCGAACGCGCCGGCAACCAGCTGGCGGTCGCCCCCGCCGCGGTGATCAACACCTACCGTTCCCGAGACGACGAGTGGATCACCGTGACCTCCGCGACGCCACGCTCGGTGCGCAATGTGGCCCGACTGCTCGGGCTGCCCGAGGAGGAGTTCGCCACGACGCGCCAACAGCACGCGCGGCGCGGCGAGTTGGACGAGGGACTGCGCACCTGGATGGCGGAGCACTCGACCGCCGAGTGCCTGGAGGAGTTCGCCCGCAACGAGGTGGTGGCCTCACGGGTGTTCAGCGCCGCGGACATCGCCGACGACCCCGTGTACGCGGAACGCGGCGACATCGTCACCGTCGACGATCCCGACCTGGGCCCCGTACGGATGCAGGCGGTCATCCCGCACTTCCGCCAGGCCCCGGGGCGGGTCTGGCGCACCGGGCCCGCCCTGGGCCAGGACAACCACCTCGTCTACCGCGAGTGGCTCGGCCTCGACGAGAAGGAACTCAGCGACCTTGAGAAGCAAGGTGTCGTGTAA
- a CDS encoding LysR family transcriptional regulator yields MDATLRQLAAYAAVARASSFTAAAAQMHVSQSSLSRAVADLERLLGAQLLERDTRNVQLTAAGVEALRIAEQIVNAHQAGMKELRRFLLGESGTVAVATLPSVAAVLLPQVISQFRTQHPQVAVRILDGLERSVLDRVLTGDADFAITTVGRPSDQLEQRPLVHDRFVAVLPPHHPLTEHPEVTWEDLAREPFLAVGRDSSVRRLTDAAFAQVDAHAEPAAEAGSIATVGGLVAAGLGVSALPALVLPLTGTAQVTCRPLIAPVIDRRLDIALRARRTLPRAAHHLLETLDALRAQGHELPDGVVWSE; encoded by the coding sequence ATGGATGCCACCTTGCGCCAACTCGCGGCCTACGCGGCCGTCGCCCGGGCGTCGAGCTTCACCGCCGCCGCCGCACAGATGCACGTATCGCAGTCGTCGCTCAGCCGTGCCGTGGCGGATCTTGAGCGACTGCTCGGCGCGCAGTTGCTCGAACGCGACACGCGCAACGTGCAGTTGACCGCCGCGGGCGTCGAGGCCCTGCGCATAGCCGAGCAGATCGTGAACGCGCATCAAGCCGGCATGAAGGAACTACGACGCTTCCTGCTGGGCGAGTCGGGAACGGTAGCGGTGGCCACCCTGCCGTCCGTAGCCGCCGTGCTGCTGCCGCAGGTGATCTCCCAATTCCGCACGCAGCACCCGCAGGTGGCCGTACGCATCCTCGACGGCCTGGAGCGCTCGGTACTGGACCGGGTCCTGACCGGCGACGCGGACTTCGCGATCACCACGGTGGGCAGACCGTCGGACCAACTTGAGCAACGCCCGCTGGTACACGACCGTTTCGTGGCGGTACTCCCGCCACACCACCCACTCACCGAGCACCCCGAGGTCACCTGGGAAGACCTGGCCCGCGAACCCTTCCTCGCGGTGGGCCGCGACTCAAGCGTCCGAAGACTCACCGACGCAGCCTTCGCCCAGGTAGACGCCCACGCGGAACCGGCGGCAGAGGCAGGCAGCATCGCCACGGTAGGCGGCCTGGTAGCAGCAGGCCTGGGAGTGTCGGCCCTTCCGGCCCTGGTCCTGCCCCTAACAGGCACAGCCCAGGTAACCTGCCGCCCCCTCATCGCCCCCGTGATCGACCGCCGCCTGGACATAGCCCTACGAGCCCGCCGAACCCTCCCAAGAGCGGCCCATCACCTCCTGGAAACCCTGGACGCACTACGAGCCCAGGGCCACGAGTTGCCGGACGGGGTCGTATGGTCGGAGTAG
- a CDS encoding CitMHS family transporter, which yields MLAALGFTTIGLFLLLTMTKRVSVLVALVLLPVLAALAGGFGGELGDLILEGLTTVAPTGIMIAFAVLYFSLMVDAGLFDPLIGGILRVAGGDPLRITVGTAVLTMCVALDGDGASTFLITVSALLPVYKRLGMSPLVLSGVVCLGAGVMNMIPWGGPTVRAMAALKLESSEVFTPVLPAMGFGIAWVLVASYLIGRRERRRLGQLDAKDPADPTEGGVEGRTEADARPAVGTGDGPGTVRVPAPARPWLTVFNLVLTIALLVSLILEVMPLPVLFVLGFAIAMLVNHPTWERQQALLDKHAKSVVLVTTMIFAAGVLTGVLTGTKMIDSMAESLVNVIPDGLGGHLPVLVAVTSMPLSLVFTPDAYYFGVLPVLGETADGFGVPPAEVARAAILGQMTTGFPLSPLTASTFILVGMSGVQLGEHQRFIFRWAFATTLVMTVGALITGAFSL from the coding sequence ATGCTGGCAGCCCTGGGCTTCACCACGATCGGCCTCTTCTTGTTGCTGACCATGACCAAGCGCGTCTCGGTCCTGGTCGCCCTGGTTCTGCTCCCGGTGCTTGCGGCACTGGCCGGCGGCTTCGGTGGCGAGTTGGGCGATCTGATCCTGGAGGGGCTGACCACGGTGGCCCCCACAGGCATCATGATCGCCTTCGCCGTCCTGTACTTCAGCCTGATGGTGGACGCGGGCCTCTTCGATCCGTTGATCGGCGGCATCCTGCGGGTGGCGGGGGGCGACCCGCTGCGCATCACGGTCGGCACGGCCGTACTCACGATGTGCGTGGCGCTGGACGGTGACGGAGCGTCGACGTTCCTCATCACCGTCTCCGCCCTACTGCCCGTCTACAAGCGGCTCGGCATGAGCCCGCTGGTGCTGTCCGGAGTCGTCTGCCTGGGCGCGGGAGTCATGAACATGATTCCCTGGGGCGGTCCGACCGTACGGGCCATGGCGGCGCTGAAGCTGGAGAGTTCGGAGGTCTTCACGCCGGTTCTGCCCGCGATGGGGTTCGGTATCGCGTGGGTGCTGGTGGCCTCGTATCTGATCGGCCGTCGGGAGCGTCGCCGCCTCGGTCAGCTCGACGCGAAGGACCCCGCCGACCCCACGGAGGGCGGCGTCGAGGGCCGTACGGAAGCGGACGCGCGTCCTGCGGTGGGCACGGGGGACGGGCCGGGAACCGTCCGTGTACCGGCGCCCGCCCGGCCCTGGCTGACCGTGTTCAACCTGGTGCTGACCATCGCTCTCCTCGTGAGCCTGATCCTCGAAGTGATGCCGCTCCCCGTGCTGTTCGTGCTCGGCTTCGCCATCGCCATGCTGGTCAACCACCCCACGTGGGAGCGGCAGCAGGCTCTGCTGGACAAGCACGCCAAGAGCGTGGTCCTGGTCACGACGATGATCTTCGCGGCCGGTGTGCTGACCGGTGTCCTCACCGGCACAAAGATGATCGACTCGATGGCCGAGTCGCTCGTGAACGTCATCCCGGACGGGCTCGGTGGGCATCTGCCCGTCCTGGTGGCCGTCACGTCCATGCCGCTGAGCCTGGTCTTCACCCCGGACGCCTACTACTTCGGGGTACTCCCGGTCCTCGGCGAGACCGCCGACGGCTTCGGTGTGCCGCCGGCCGAGGTCGCCCGGGCCGCCATCCTCGGCCAGATGACGACAGGGTTCCCGCTCAGCCCGCTCACCGCCTCCACCTTCATCCTCGTCGGCATGAGCGGCGTACAACTTGGCGAGCACCAGCGCTTCATCTTCCGCTGGGCCTTCGCCACCACCCTGGTCATGACCGTCGGCGCGCTCATCACCGGCGCCTTCTCCCTCTGA
- a CDS encoding CocE/NonD family hydrolase yields MNPQRDNRWLSRRTLCSLGLTVPLAAVLPSPAGAASGPGLPPDPFFAYDRPAQYEVVREDVKVPLRDGSYLVGQLYRPGTSAGRPAVGTFPGIVYEYTAYAESAEAFGEGAAYFVRRGYNALVCQVRGSGESPGTVDAFSPQEQRDNFDVIEWLARHPASTGRIGQMGVSYGGHTTLLAAVNRPPHLKAVIPVNGIHDWYENTIYRGGIYSPRIREWQQTVAPGTLRTYAEHPLYDDYWRGRSVMSRWENLTVPTLEINGWYDRYRDGMVKNYRARPHNVWMVSGPWEHGAPEGQYAGIGSGAYLAWWDHWLARDRRAPLPATHVTSYEVPGPGAGKGWQQFEQWPPRDARELTLRLGRNGTLHPGAAAPRVAAFDVNTGTAPPAEHQQLRFSTAPLRHDLVLAGDALADIRASFTAADGNIAAVMYDQAPDGTSTRITEGWLKASHRHTHTRLSPVKPGTTYALGVHIWPVHYRLAAGHRLTLRVSSDDYPQIDSDVPAGRVSVRTGAAGSTLRLTVRTR; encoded by the coding sequence ATGAACCCACAGCGAGACAATCGGTGGCTGTCCCGGCGAACCCTGTGCTCCCTGGGCCTCACGGTGCCCCTGGCCGCCGTACTGCCCTCACCGGCAGGCGCCGCGAGCGGGCCCGGACTCCCGCCCGACCCCTTCTTCGCCTACGACCGCCCCGCCCAGTACGAGGTCGTACGCGAGGACGTCAAGGTGCCCCTGCGCGACGGCAGTTACCTGGTAGGCCAGTTGTACCGGCCGGGAACCTCCGCCGGACGGCCCGCGGTCGGCACCTTCCCCGGCATCGTGTACGAGTACACGGCGTACGCGGAGAGCGCCGAGGCCTTCGGCGAAGGCGCCGCCTACTTCGTGCGCCGTGGCTACAACGCCCTCGTCTGTCAGGTTCGGGGATCGGGCGAATCGCCGGGCACCGTCGACGCGTTCAGTCCTCAGGAGCAGCGCGACAACTTCGACGTCATCGAGTGGCTCGCCCGTCACCCCGCCTCCACCGGGCGCATCGGCCAGATGGGCGTGAGCTACGGCGGCCACACCACGCTCCTGGCTGCCGTGAACCGACCGCCCCACCTGAAGGCAGTCATCCCGGTCAACGGCATCCATGACTGGTACGAGAACACCATCTACCGAGGCGGCATCTACTCCCCGCGCATCCGCGAATGGCAGCAGACGGTGGCCCCCGGCACGCTCCGCACCTACGCCGAGCACCCCCTCTACGACGACTACTGGCGGGGCCGCAGCGTGATGTCCCGCTGGGAGAACCTCACCGTCCCCACGCTCGAGATCAACGGCTGGTACGACCGCTACCGCGACGGCATGGTGAAGAACTACCGGGCCCGCCCGCACAACGTCTGGATGGTGTCCGGGCCCTGGGAGCACGGCGCGCCCGAAGGTCAGTACGCGGGGATCGGCAGTGGCGCCTATCTCGCCTGGTGGGACCACTGGCTGGCCCGCGACCGACGCGCGCCGCTGCCGGCCACCCACGTCACTTCCTACGAAGTGCCCGGTCCCGGAGCGGGCAAGGGCTGGCAGCAGTTCGAGCAGTGGCCACCGCGCGACGCCCGGGAGCTCACTCTCCGACTCGGACGGAACGGAACACTGCACCCTGGAGCGGCAGCCCCCCGCGTGGCGGCATTCGACGTCAACACCGGCACCGCACCCCCGGCGGAGCATCAGCAACTGCGCTTCAGCACAGCCCCGTTGCGCCACGACCTGGTGCTCGCGGGAGACGCTCTGGCCGACATCCGCGCCTCGTTCACCGCCGCCGACGGCAACATCGCGGCCGTGATGTACGACCAGGCGCCCGACGGCACCAGCACCCGGATCACGGAGGGCTGGCTCAAGGCGAGCCACCGCCACACGCACACCCGGCTGTCCCCGGTGAAGCCGGGAACCACGTACGCACTCGGTGTGCACATCTGGCCGGTGCACTACCGGCTCGCCGCCGGCCACCGGCTGACGCTGCGCGTTTCCAGCGACGACTATCCGCAGATCGACTCCGACGTACCCGCGGGCCGGGTCTCCGTGCGGACCGGCGCGGCCGGCTCCACGCTGCGTCTCACGGTCAGGACGCGCTGA
- a CDS encoding PI-PLC domain-containing protein, which yields MLRNRRPLLAATTAGAALATVFVAPSSAPAAEVPGVGAYYVQSATTGLNAADSGGAVVQRNPKGNEDRQQWTLRPSGASYVLESTDTAGSCLGRSGDQARTVGCASADAPWEVRPNGADQYRLKVPGAERYLTVGAKPSGANYPAQLAVGPAGGLANWYLTPVTSPTAPMPPPDQRTLDQVTFLTSHNAYANGVDGGFAPPFVNLVPNQTRGINQQLTDGVRGFMLDIHQTPDGAILCHNSCTLVGSPVALWVDLQRMVDFLKQNPSQFITVFLEDYVDPGVLRGELARVNGLSDVLYRPDQTGVRTNGWPRMADLIADNDRLLIFSDHSRSADQAAGLTRDSFGVMYQREWTVENYWTMGSGLGSSDWSCHSRWYDANTNIPLTRTAPPFRPLFVMNHFRDVPIAGTATTDNTKLTDRAQRFCQPAARKKPNFLAVDRYDLGSPASAVATLNSYTY from the coding sequence ATGCTCCGGAACCGTCGCCCCCTGCTCGCCGCCACCACCGCGGGCGCGGCGCTGGCCACCGTCTTCGTCGCCCCCTCGTCCGCCCCCGCCGCCGAAGTCCCGGGCGTCGGCGCGTACTACGTCCAGAGCGCGACCACGGGGCTGAACGCGGCCGACAGCGGGGGAGCGGTCGTCCAGCGCAACCCCAAGGGCAACGAGGACCGGCAGCAGTGGACGCTCCGGCCCAGCGGTGCCTCGTATGTGCTGGAGAGCACGGATACGGCGGGCAGTTGTCTGGGCCGCTCGGGCGATCAGGCCCGTACCGTCGGCTGCGCGAGCGCCGACGCCCCCTGGGAGGTGAGACCGAACGGAGCCGACCAGTACCGGCTCAAAGTCCCCGGCGCCGAGCGCTACTTGACGGTCGGTGCCAAGCCCTCCGGGGCCAACTACCCCGCCCAGCTTGCCGTGGGCCCGGCGGGCGGACTGGCCAACTGGTACCTCACCCCGGTGACCTCACCGACCGCTCCCATGCCGCCGCCCGACCAACGCACCCTGGACCAGGTCACGTTCCTCACCTCGCACAACGCGTACGCGAACGGTGTCGACGGCGGCTTCGCCCCGCCCTTCGTGAACCTCGTGCCGAACCAGACCCGCGGCATCAACCAGCAACTCACCGACGGCGTACGCGGGTTCATGCTGGACATCCACCAGACGCCGGACGGCGCGATCCTGTGCCACAACAGTTGCACGCTCGTCGGCAGCCCGGTCGCGCTGTGGGTCGACCTGCAGCGCATGGTGGACTTCCTGAAGCAGAACCCGAGTCAGTTCATCACCGTGTTCCTCGAGGACTACGTCGATCCTGGCGTCCTGCGCGGTGAACTGGCCCGCGTGAACGGCCTGTCCGACGTCCTCTACCGCCCGGACCAGACCGGCGTACGCACCAACGGCTGGCCGCGGATGGCGGACCTGATCGCCGACAACGACCGCCTGCTCATCTTCAGCGACCACAGCCGCTCCGCCGACCAGGCCGCAGGCCTCACCCGGGACAGCTTCGGCGTGATGTACCAGCGTGAGTGGACCGTCGAGAACTACTGGACCATGGGATCCGGCCTCGGTAGCTCCGACTGGTCCTGCCACAGCCGCTGGTACGACGCCAACACCAACATCCCGCTGACCCGCACGGCGCCGCCCTTCCGCCCGCTCTTCGTCATGAACCACTTCCGCGACGTACCGATCGCGGGCACGGCAACAACCGACAACACCAAACTCACCGACCGCGCCCAGCGGTTCTGCCAGCCGGCCGCCCGCAAGAAGCCCAACTTCCTCGCGGTGGACCGCTACGACCTCGGCTCGCCTGCGTCGGCGGTGGCCACCTTGAACTCGTATACGTATTAA
- a CDS encoding dienelactone hydrolase family protein: MSETPRPTGAPAHQNVTFPSAGTTAHGYLALPPSGQGPGVIVIQEWWGLTDHIADVADRLAAEGFVALAPDLYGGNVAHDSGEALRMMQDLPVSRGVELLSGAVDHLLSLDAVTSDSVGSVGFCMGGGFVLYQAAVDPRVSAAVPFYGVIRGELPDFSGLKAEVLGHYGERDAAIPAESLDTLRETIRQQSGITPDLRVYPADHAFFNDGRPEVYDPESAALAWSSTVEFLHARLG, encoded by the coding sequence ATGTCCGAGACACCCAGGCCGACCGGGGCTCCCGCCCATCAGAACGTGACCTTCCCGAGTGCCGGGACCACCGCGCACGGCTATCTGGCGCTGCCCCCGTCGGGTCAGGGCCCGGGCGTGATCGTCATCCAGGAGTGGTGGGGCCTGACCGACCACATAGCGGATGTCGCCGACCGGCTGGCGGCGGAGGGTTTCGTGGCGCTCGCTCCCGACCTGTACGGCGGGAATGTCGCGCACGACAGCGGCGAGGCCCTGCGCATGATGCAGGACCTGCCGGTCTCCCGCGGCGTCGAGCTGCTCTCCGGCGCGGTCGACCATCTGCTCTCGCTCGACGCGGTCACCTCGGACTCCGTCGGCTCGGTCGGCTTCTGCATGGGCGGCGGCTTCGTCCTCTACCAGGCCGCCGTCGACCCGCGCGTGAGCGCTGCGGTTCCCTTCTACGGCGTCATCCGCGGCGAACTCCCCGACTTCTCGGGCCTCAAAGCCGAGGTCCTCGGCCACTATGGCGAACGCGACGCCGCCATCCCGGCCGAGAGCCTCGACACCCTCCGCGAGACGATCCGGCAGCAGTCCGGCATCACCCCCGACCTCCGCGTCTACCCCGCCGACCACGCCTTCTTCAACGACGGCCGCCCCGAGGTCTACGACCCCGAGTCGGCAGCCCTGGCCTGGAGCAGTACCGTCGAGTTCCTGCACGCCCGGCTGGGCTGA
- a CDS encoding LysR family transcriptional regulator, which produces MELRHLQHFVAVAEDQHFTRAAERLMVSQSGLSASIRALERELRAPLFVRTTRRVTLTEAGRALLTEAERILAQVRAARDAVAAVQGVLRGTLSLGTEQCIAGVCVAPLLAAFRRRHPDVEIRLRQAGSGALAEEVAAGRLDLAFAVTTQADTDQLRCLPLTSEPMTVLCHPAHRLAEGGAVTPQELGGEDFVDFHPDWGPRRTTDSAFAAAGVHRTVALEVNDVHSLLDLVQEGLGIAVVPRHFGHKREASALTALPLKDAAETSYETVAMLPPPDATSPAARALMEVLESEATAEGT; this is translated from the coding sequence ATGGAACTGCGCCACCTACAGCATTTCGTCGCCGTCGCCGAGGACCAGCATTTCACCCGTGCCGCGGAGCGGCTGATGGTGTCGCAGTCGGGCCTGTCCGCCTCGATCCGCGCCCTGGAACGTGAGCTGCGGGCCCCGCTGTTCGTCCGCACCACCCGCCGCGTCACGCTCACGGAGGCCGGTCGCGCCCTGCTGACCGAGGCCGAGCGGATCCTCGCCCAGGTCAGGGCGGCCCGGGACGCCGTGGCCGCCGTACAGGGCGTGCTCCGCGGCACCCTCTCCCTGGGCACCGAACAGTGCATCGCCGGAGTGTGCGTGGCCCCGCTGCTCGCCGCGTTCCGGCGGCGCCACCCCGATGTCGAGATACGGCTGCGGCAGGCGGGGTCCGGCGCGCTGGCCGAGGAGGTCGCGGCCGGCCGCCTCGACCTGGCCTTCGCGGTGACTACGCAGGCCGACACCGACCAGCTCCGCTGTCTGCCCCTGACCAGCGAGCCGATGACCGTGCTGTGTCATCCCGCGCACCGACTGGCGGAGGGCGGCGCGGTCACGCCTCAGGAACTGGGCGGCGAGGACTTCGTCGACTTCCACCCCGACTGGGGCCCCCGGCGCACCACGGACTCGGCCTTCGCGGCAGCGGGCGTGCACCGCACGGTCGCCCTCGAGGTCAACGACGTACACAGCCTCCTCGATCTGGTCCAAGAGGGCCTCGGCATCGCGGTCGTACCACGCCACTTCGGCCATAAGCGCGAGGCGTCGGCCCTCACCGCACTCCCGCTGAAGGACGCCGCCGAGACCTCGTACGAGACGGTCGCCATGCTTCCGCCGCCGGACGCGACCAGCCCGGCCGCGCGGGCGCTGATGGAAGTGCTCGAATCGGAGGCCACGGCTGAGGGGACGTGA